CGGCCGCGTCCACGAGCACCGTCCCCACGCCCACCAGGGTGAGCACGACGAAGAGCAGCCACACGTCCTCGCGTGAACGCAGGGCCAACGGCGCGGTCAGCACGGCGGCGAGGACGAGATTGGTGCCGACCAGCAGCGGGCGGCGGCGTACCCGGTCGGCCAGGGTGCCGATCGCGGGGCCGACGAAGGCCGGCAGCCACATGCAGAAGCCCACCAGCGCGGCGAGGCTGTCGGAGCCGGTCAGTGTCTTGACCCAGATCCCGGCGGCCAGCGCCATGGCGGAGTCGCCGAACCCGGAGAGGATCACCCCGCCCAGATACAGACCCGCATTGCGGTCCCGCAGGACCCGGACAATTCCCCAGCGCATGCGCCGCCCCCTCGCAGTCTCGATCGCGGCACACCCTACCCCCAATCATTTCATTGGCGGTAGGGGTGGCAGGTGGCCCGATGCGCTTTACTGGCTTGCGTGACCGAGACCGATCCCGTGCTGCGCGCGCTTGCCCACCCCCTGCGGCTCCGGATGCTGAGCCTGATGTGGCCCGGCCCGATGTCGGCCGCGGAGCTCGCCCGCGAACTGGACGTCTCCCATGCGCTGGCCAGCCAGCACCTGCGCCGCCTGGACGCGGTCGGGCTGGTGGAGCTGGCGGAGGAACGCACCCGCCGCGGCGGCCGGGAGCGCCGCTACCGGACGGTCCAGGGGTCGCCGCTGTCGGACCAGCGTCAGGCGACACCGCTGCTGGCCGAGACCCTGGCGCACAGCCTGCGGGAGCGGGCCGCCCGCCGGGTGGAGGGGAGCGAGGGGGTGACGGTCGACGGCGAGCTGTGGGTGGACCCGGAGACCTGGCGGAGCGTCAGCCGGCGGCTCGCCGATCTGGCGGTCGAGCTGCACGACGCCGCGCGGCCGCCGCACACGCCGGGGACCACGCCCGTCGGGATCACCGTGATGGCCTTCCCGCTGCAGGACGCGCAGGGGACCGGCGGCGCCGGGACCGCCTGAAGTCCGGTGCTCCGACCGGCAGTTCGGCGGCAGTTTCACGGCTCGGGCACCGGATCGACGCGGTCCGCACGGCATGCTTCTGCTCACGTCGCTCGCTACCGGTGCCCGGGCTTCCGGGCGCCAGATCAGGAGGTACCCCGTGTCGTCCACCCTGCTCGCCGCCGAGGCCCCGGCCGAGATCACCCTCTCCCTCTCGGCCGCGGACGGCCTCGACCGGATGGCCGCGCCGGTCAAGACCGCCGTCAACCAGGACAACTGCCCGAGCTGCCACTCCGGCTTCGACTGGTCCTTCGGCCGCTCGGCCGAGTTCACCCTGGGCAGCTCCGGCCGGGCCCGCTGACGCGGCGGCCGGGCGGCGCGGGGAGGTCGGTGCGATGCGGCGTCTCGGGGTCGGGCTCACGTATGTCCGGGGCCTGGAGCGGCTGTTGGAGGAGTGCGGCGACCGGCTCGACGTGGTCGAGATCGAACCGCAGACCTTCTGGCGGTCCCGCCCGGACGGCACCGTCGCGACCGACGACGAGGCCCTGCGCCGCCTGGCCGACCTGCCGGGTGCCCGGCTGCTGCACAGCATCGGCAACCCGGTCGGCGGCTCGGTGCTGCCGGACGCCGAACACACCCGTCTGCTGGGGGAGTTGGCCGAGCAGCTGGCCGTGCCCTGGGTGAGCGAGCACCTGGCGTTCAACCGGGTCGGCGGAGCCGAGGGCTTCCGGACCGGCTTCATGCTGCCGCCCCGGCAGACCCCGGCCGGGGTGCGGCGCAGCGTACGGTCGGTCCGGGCGATGGCCGAGGCCCTGCCCGTCCCGTTCGCGGTGGAGCTCGGCACCAACTACCTCCGGCCCCGGGCCGACGAGCTCGGTGACGGCGCCTTCGCCGCCCGGGTGGCCGAACAGGCCGACTGCGGGCTGCTGTTGGACCTGCACAACGTGCTGGCCAACGAGCGCAACGGCCGCTGCACCGTCGACGAGCTGCTCGCCGAGCTCCCGCTGGATCGGGTCTGGGAGGTCCACCTGGCCGGCGGCTTCGAGCACCGCGGCTACTGGCTGGACGCTCACAGCGGCCTGCCCGACGAGGACCTGATCCGGCTCGCCGAGCGCGTCCTGCCCCGGCTGCCCGCGCTCCGGGCCGTGCTCTTCGAGGTGACGGCCTCGGCCGCGCCGGGCCTGGAGGCCGGTGCCGTACGGGAGTTGACGGACCGGCTGCGGGAGCTGTGGCCGGTGGTCACGGCCGCCGCGCCCGTACCGCTCCGTCCGCCGGACCCGGTGGCGGGCGGGGCCGCGCCGGAGGAGTGGGAGGCCGCCCTCGGCGGGCTGGCCGTGGGGCGGGAGCCTCGGACGGCGCTGGAACGGGAGTTGGCGGCCGATCCGGCGATCGACCTGCTGCGCGAACTGATCCTGGAGTTCCGCGCGGGCGCCCTGGCCGGGACGCTCGTGCACACCGTCCGGCTGCTCCTGCTGACCCTGGGCGAGGCCGGGGTACGCGAGCTGATCGCCGGGTACGCCCGGCAGCGGACCCCCGAACTCTTCGCCACCGACGAGGCGTTCGCCTTCGCCGAGCACCTCAGGCGGACCTGCCCCGTGGTGCCGCTGTTGCCGGACGTGCTCGAGCTGGACCTCGGCCTGATGCTGGTCCGGCTGGACGGCGAGCCGCGCACGGTGACCGTCGGCACCGACCCGACCGTCCTGCTGACCGAACTCGGCGCCGGGCGGCTGCCGGTGGCCCCGCCGCGCGGCAGCTACCGGCTGCGGCTGGTGGACGACCGGGTTGTTGCCTGAGCGCTGGGCTGCGCCCACCCGACGAGGACATCCCGCCGCTGGTCGACTTCGTACTCTCGCCGGCCGCCCGACCGCTGGTCACCCACCTGGGGTACGCGGTGAAGGGTTAGGGCGTGGGGCACCGGGGTGATCCGACGGATCCGTGTCGGATCTCTTCCGGCAGACACGGCCTTCATACGCTGCTCGCCCAGGCTCGGCCCTCCACCGTTGCCTCATGACGGACGCGCCGACCCGTACAAGGCTGAGAGCGGCCATGCTGCCCGTTGGCATCACCGCGGGCCTGGGTGCCGCGGCAGCGCTCGGCACCGGTCTCATCCGCCTTGGCGCCGGGGAGTCCCCGCAGGGGCGCGCTTTCACGGGGCTGATGGAGTTCTCGCTGTGGAGTGCGCTGGTCGGCGCGTCGTTCGCCATGTGGGTGGTGGTGGCGGCGATCAGCGGACGGTTGCTGCGGGTGCGCTGGCGCAATGGGTCGGGACGGCCGACAAAGTCGGCACTTACGGGCATGGTCCTGGGGGCACTGGTCCTCCTCGTGGGTGTCTATTTCGCCCTGCTGGTCGTCCTCATGCGGCCCCCTCCAATCCACCGCCGCTGGACGGAAGGTGGCGGCTGCAGGTGCTCCTGGTGGTCGGTATGTTCGCCGCGGTGCCCGGGATCGTCGGACTGTGGGATGTCCAGATCCAGCTGTTCCGGCTCGACCGGAGCCTCCCGGAAAAGCTGCTGGGCACCCTGGACCAGGAGTGGCGGGCAGCCCAGACCTTCCTGACCTCGGGAAGCCTCATCATCTCGTCCGCCATCGTCAACACGGGCGCGTACCGCAACGCGCTCCTCGCCTACGCGCGAAAGACCCCCACCTTCGAAGTCGACTTCCCGCCCTCGTACTTGCTGATGTACGGCGCGTTCTTCAGCGCGGTCTTCGCGTTCGTCTTCATGCCGGTGGCCATGCAGTGGCGCTCGGTCGCGACGCAACTGGTCAACTCGGTCGCGCCGGTCCCCGAGGCGGCGGACCTGGACGACGAGTGGCTGGCCAGGCGCTCGCGTCTCACCACCTTCCTGCGCCTCGACCTCTCCCTCCCCAAGCTGCTCTCCCCGGCTCTGGGCATCCTCGCGCCGCTGGCGACGAGTGCTCTGAGTCTCGTGCTCCCGGGCAGCTAGTGATCTGCCCGTACAGGCCCGGCACCCGGCTCAGGTTCCGGGGAGGACACGGCGCGTTTCGTAGGCCCACATCGCGATCTCGACCCGGTTGCGGGCGCCGAGTTTGGCCATCAGGCTGGCCAGATGCGTCTTCACCGTGCTGAGGCTGATGTGCAGTGCATCGGCGATCTCGGTGTTGGTCAGCCCGCGGGCGACGGCGAGGAGCACCTGCTCCTCGCGGGCGGTGACGGGGGAGACCGGCTGGGCCGCGGGCCGGCCGGCGGGCAGGTCCGCGAATGCCTGGAGCAGACGGACGGTGACGCTGGGCGCGATGAGCGCCTCCCCGCCGGACGCCGACCGTACGGCCTGGGCCAGCAGGTCGGGTCCGGTGTCCTTGAGGAGGAATCCGCGGGCGCCGGCCCGCAGCGCGCCGTAGACGTACTCGTCGAGGTCGAACGTGGTGATGACGACCACGGCCAGCGGGTCGGCGACGCCCGGGCCGGCGAGCAGCCGGGTGGCCTCGAGCCCGTCGAGTACGGGCATGCGGATGTCGAACAGGCAGACGTCGGGGCGCAGTTCGCGGGCCAGCCGTACCGCTTCCCGTCCGTCGGCGGCCTCGCCGACCACCTCGATGCCGGGCTGGGCGTTCAGCATGATCCGCAGCCCGGTGCGGATGATCGTCTGGTCGTCAGCGACGAGGACGCGTATGGACACCGCTCTCGTTCCTCGCTCTCGGCAGCTCGGCTTCGACGTGCCAGCCCCGGTCGGTGCCCGGGCCGGCTCGTAGTGTGCCGCCGATCAGGGTCGCGCGCTCGCGCAGTCCGGTAAGTCCGTATCCGTCGCGACCCCGGCCGGTGCGTCGGCCGTTGTCCCGCACGCTCACCCGTACCGTGTGCCGTTCCGCGGCCACCCGGACGACGACCTCGGTCGCGTCGACCGCGTGGCGCACGGCGTTGGTCACCGACTCCTGCACGATCCGGTAGACGGCGGCGTCCACGGCCGGGGGCAGCGTCTCCAGCTCGCCGTCGAGCCCCAGGTCGACCCTGAGGCGGCCGCCGGGGGTGCGCACCAGGCGCTCCAGATCCGCGACACCGGCAGGCGGCGCCAGCTCGGCGCCGACCCCGCGGTCGCGCAGCGCGGCGACCATGGCGCGCATCTCCTCCAGCGTGCGCGCCCCTTCCTCCTCGATCCCCTCCAGCGCCTCGACCGCGGCGGACGGGTCGGTGCCCGCGACCACCCGGCCCGCCTGGGCGATGATCACCATGGCCGACACGTGGTGGGCCACCGTGTCGTGCAGTTCCCGGGCGAGTTGCTCGCGCTCGCGGGAGCGCACCTGCTCCACCTGCCGCTCGCGAGCGGTCACCCAGAGCCGCACCGCGGCCCCGAGCACGCCGGGCAGCAACCCGAAGACGAAGCCCACGACCTTCTCGACGACCGGGGTCCCGTCCGCGACGACACACAGCGCGAAGGTCGCGACGGTCATCGCGCCGCCCAGCACAATCTCCCGTCCCGATCCCCACCGGGGCAGCGCGTACACCAGCACGAGCACGACCGCGCCGGTGTACAGGCCGACGGGCTCGCGCAGTGCGGCGACCAGCGAGGCCACCTGAAGCAGGATCACCGCGCCGAACGCCAGCATGGCCACCGTCAGCGGGCGGGTCCGGCGCCACAGCGGCAGCAGGCACAGCCATCCGGCGAACACCACCGCCACCGGCCGCCACACGACGTTCTCGCGCAGCGTGGCCTCCAGCACCACACCGCCCAGGCCCGCGGCGAGCAGTGCCCAGTCCCGCCAAACCCGGGCGGGCACGTCGGGCGGCCGGGGTTCGGTCCACAGGGTTCGCAGGTCGTCTCGGAGCACGGTTCTCAGCCTAGGGAATGCTGCGTGCCGCGCATCGGCCGAAAGGACGGGTCGTCACTCCGCCCCGGGGCCGACGGATCCGCGGCCCGCGGGCCGATGCCGGGGAGCGCCGTGGCGACGAGCCTCGGTATCGGCGGCCGTACAAGGACGGCCGACGAGGTGGTTGGAGGACCCGATGCTCTCGAAAGCCCTGCTGCGCCTGGGCGCAAGCTCCGCTCGCCATCCCTGGCGGGTGATCGCGGCATGGCTGGTCGTCGCCACGCTCGCCGTCCTCGCCGCCGTCGCCTTCGGCGGGCGACCCGCGGATTCGATGACCGCCCCGGGACTGGACTCCCAGCGGGCCGCGCAACTGATCGAGCGGGCCGGCACCGGCCAGGAGGGGATGACCGCCCAAGTGGTCGTCACCCCGCTCGACGGCGCTGCGACGTTCTTCGACCACGGCAGTGCGCGCACCGCTCTCACGCGGCTGCAGACCGAGGTGCAGCGGCTGCCGCACGTGGTCGGCACGAGCGACCCGGCGGGGGCACTCGACGCGGGCGGGGACACCGCCGTGCGCGGCGGCCTCGTCTCGGCCGACGGGCGGATCGCGGTCGTCCGGGTGCAGTACCCAGAGCAGAGCCGGCTGTCGGCCGAGGACCTCGACGCCCTCGTCGGTCTCGGCGACCGGCTGCGCGCCGAACTGCCCCTGCGTATCGAGATGGGCGGGAGCCTCTTCTACGCCTTCTCCGACCCCGACGGCGGCGCGAGCGAGTTGATCGGCCTCCTCGCCGCGGCCGCGATCCTGTTCCTGGCGTTCGGTTCGCTGGTCGCCGCCGCGCTGCCGATCGGCATGGCGGTCTTCGGGCTGACCGTCGGGGTCGCCACGATGACCGTACTGGCGGGGGCGACGGACGTCCCGACCTTCGCACCGGTCCTGGGCAGCATGGTCGGGCTCGGAGTGGGCATCGACTACGCGCTGTTCGTGCTCGCCAGGCACCGGGAGTACCTCGCGCGCGGGCTCGAGCCCCGCGAGGCGGCGGGGCGAGCGGTGGCTACGGCGGGGAGGCCCGTGGTCTTCGCCGGCGGCACCGTCGTCGTGTCGATCCTCGGCCTGGCGGTCGCGAACGTACCGTTCATGACGATGGGCGGGCTCGCCGTCTCGATCGTCGTTCTGATCATGGTGGCCGCGTCGGTGACGCTGCTGCCGGCTTTCCTCGGCGCCGCCGGCCCACGCCTGGCCCGGGCCGGCCGGATCGGCCGGGCTCTGCAGACCAGGAAGCGGTGTGACCCGGTGCCGGACGCCGCCCGCGCCGCCGGGTGGCGTCGCTGGATCGGGCACGTCAGCCGGCACCCGGTGCCGTACGCGGTCGGCGCGGCGGGGCTGCTGCTGACCGCGACGCTTCCCGTGCTCGGCCTGCGTGTCGGTCTGCCTGACGATGGCTCACTTCCCCACAGCCGTACCGAGCGCCGGGCCTACGACCTCGTCGCCGAGGGGTTCGGCCCGGGCACCAACGGTCCCCTCGTCATCGCCGCGGACCCCGCCGGTGATCCGGGCGTGCTGGACCGACTCGTCGCAACGGTCGCGGCGGATCCGGGCATCGCGTCCGTCGCGCCGACGCACATCGACCGGGCCACCGGCATCGCGACCCTCGTGGTGTTCCCGACCACCAGCCCTCAGGACAAGGCCACGGCCGACACCATCGCCCGGCTGCGCACCGAGGTGCTGCCCACGGCGATCGGGCCCGGCCCGGCCAGGGCCCACGTCGGTGGCGCCGCCGCGAGCCTGTCCGACGTGGGCCGACGGACCAGCGAACGCCTGCCGTTGCTCGTCGCCGCCGTGCTGGCGATGTCGTTCCTGCTGCTGATGCTGGTGTTCCGCTCGGTACTCGTACCGCTCAAGGCGGTACTGCTGAATCTGCTGAGCATCGGCGCGGCCTACGGCATCATGGTCGCGGTCTTCCAGTGGGGCTGGGGAGGCGCACTCATCGGGCTGGAGGCGACGG
This genomic interval from Kitasatospora gansuensis contains the following:
- a CDS encoding sensor histidine kinase; this translates as MLRDDLRTLWTEPRPPDVPARVWRDWALLAAGLGGVVLEATLRENVVWRPVAVVFAGWLCLLPLWRRTRPLTVAMLAFGAVILLQVASLVAALREPVGLYTGAVVLVLVYALPRWGSGREIVLGGAMTVATFALCVVADGTPVVEKVVGFVFGLLPGVLGAAVRLWVTARERQVEQVRSREREQLARELHDTVAHHVSAMVIIAQAGRVVAGTDPSAAVEALEGIEEEGARTLEEMRAMVAALRDRGVGAELAPPAGVADLERLVRTPGGRLRVDLGLDGELETLPPAVDAAVYRIVQESVTNAVRHAVDATEVVVRVAAERHTVRVSVRDNGRRTGRGRDGYGLTGLRERATLIGGTLRAGPGTDRGWHVEAELPRARNESGVHTRPRR
- a CDS encoding ArsR/SmtB family transcription factor — translated: MTETDPVLRALAHPLRLRMLSLMWPGPMSAAELARELDVSHALASQHLRRLDAVGLVELAEERTRRGGRERRYRTVQGSPLSDQRQATPLLAETLAHSLRERAARRVEGSEGVTVDGELWVDPETWRSVSRRLADLAVELHDAARPPHTPGTTPVGITVMAFPLQDAQGTGGAGTA
- a CDS encoding response regulator; its protein translation is MSIRVLVADDQTIIRTGLRIMLNAQPGIEVVGEAADGREAVRLARELRPDVCLFDIRMPVLDGLEATRLLAGPGVADPLAVVVITTFDLDEYVYGALRAGARGFLLKDTGPDLLAQAVRSASGGEALIAPSVTVRLLQAFADLPAGRPAAQPVSPVTAREEQVLLAVARGLTNTEIADALHISLSTVKTHLASLMAKLGARNRVEIAMWAYETRRVLPGT
- a CDS encoding multinuclear nonheme iron-dependent oxidase, with the protein product MRRLGVGLTYVRGLERLLEECGDRLDVVEIEPQTFWRSRPDGTVATDDEALRRLADLPGARLLHSIGNPVGGSVLPDAEHTRLLGELAEQLAVPWVSEHLAFNRVGGAEGFRTGFMLPPRQTPAGVRRSVRSVRAMAEALPVPFAVELGTNYLRPRADELGDGAFAARVAEQADCGLLLDLHNVLANERNGRCTVDELLAELPLDRVWEVHLAGGFEHRGYWLDAHSGLPDEDLIRLAERVLPRLPALRAVLFEVTASAAPGLEAGAVRELTDRLRELWPVVTAAAPVPLRPPDPVAGGAAPEEWEAALGGLAVGREPRTALERELAADPAIDLLRELILEFRAGALAGTLVHTVRLLLLTLGEAGVRELIAGYARQRTPELFATDEAFAFAEHLRRTCPVVPLLPDVLELDLGLMLVRLDGEPRTVTVGTDPTVLLTELGAGRLPVAPPRGSYRLRLVDDRVVA
- a CDS encoding MMPL family transporter; amino-acid sequence: MLSKALLRLGASSARHPWRVIAAWLVVATLAVLAAVAFGGRPADSMTAPGLDSQRAAQLIERAGTGQEGMTAQVVVTPLDGAATFFDHGSARTALTRLQTEVQRLPHVVGTSDPAGALDAGGDTAVRGGLVSADGRIAVVRVQYPEQSRLSAEDLDALVGLGDRLRAELPLRIEMGGSLFYAFSDPDGGASELIGLLAAAAILFLAFGSLVAAALPIGMAVFGLTVGVATMTVLAGATDVPTFAPVLGSMVGLGVGIDYALFVLARHREYLARGLEPREAAGRAVATAGRPVVFAGGTVVVSILGLAVANVPFMTMGGLAVSIVVLIMVAASVTLLPAFLGAAGPRLARAGRIGRALQTRKRCDPVPDAARAAGWRRWIGHVSRHPVPYAVGAAGLLLTATLPVLGLRVGLPDDGSLPHSRTERRAYDLVAEGFGPGTNGPLVIAADPAGDPGVLDRLVATVAADPGIASVAPTHIDRATGIATLVVFPTTSPQDKATADTIARLRTEVLPTAIGPGPARAHVGGAAASLSDVGRRTSERLPLLVAAVLAMSFLLLMLVFRSVLVPLKAVLLNLLSIGAAYGIMVAVFQWGWGGALIGLEATVPIVSFIPMFLFAILFGLSMDYEVFLLSRVREEYLRTGDNGTAIVEGVSGTARIITSAALIMVAVFLSFAVADDPSTKMFGLGLATAIFIDATVVRMVLVPATMTLLGRANWWLLKWLDRMLPGGPVGTDAVSTGEAAGPRLVDR